CAGGTCGACGTCATCGGCGGACGCCAGTTCCTCGTACGAGCCATAGGCCTTGCCGCCGAACTCGTCCGCGAACGCCTGCGCATCCGCGAGCGCGCGCGAGCCGACGCCCGTCAGCACCGCACCCGGCGTGTCGCGCAATGCCGTCGCAAAGGTCTTGGCGATCCTGCCGGTACTCAGGATGCCCCAACGAACCACATCAGTCATGCTCCCTCCTTCGGGTTTGGGTGTTTGTCCGGCCGCTTCGGCCGGAATACGCTCTGATCCAGGTAAAACGCTTCATCCTGCCCGGGCCACCAGCCCGGCACGCCCAGCACCTGCAACGGCGTGAAGCCGGCCGTGCTCAAGCCTTCCCGCGCCAGCGTGGCGGCCACCTGCGCATCGATCCAGGCGCGGCGGGCGTCCCAGTCCAGGCCGAACCAGGCCGCGGGCGCGAACAGCACGCGCACGTGCGCCGTGATTGCCTTGCGCGGGGCCACCAGCTTTTCCATCAGCGCGTGGCCGAACAGCCAGCATTGGGCGTCGCGCAGGAAAGCGTCGCGCCGTAAGAATAATGTGTCGTGCCATTCATGGGCGCGCAGACCGTCGACCAGCGCCCGGCCGGCCTCGTCGTCGCGCGCCACCAGCAGCGCGGCGTTCTCATCGAAGATGGTGGCGGCGTCGCGCGCGGGCCCGCGCGCCTGCGTGACGCCCGCGCGCGCGATTTGGGCGGCCTGCAGGGCGTTCAGCTCGCGCTTGATGAGCGGGAAGGTCTGCCAGACCAGGCCGTTGAAGAAGTCGTGCAGGTTGTCGCGCGTGGGCACGCAGCCGGTGGCGCCGATGTGCGCTTCGTAGGCGACCCCTGGCGGCAGATCGTCCTGCGGGATGAAGCGGATCGGCTGGCCGGCCTGGTTATGCAGCGCCAGCCGGGCCGCGTTGATATTGAAGGCGTCGATGAAGAAGCCGTCCGCGCTCGCTTCCAGGCCGAGGCTGTCGAAGCTAGGGCGCACCGCGTCGTACCACGGG
This genomic stretch from Massilia sp. 9096 harbors:
- a CDS encoding DUF3025 domain-containing protein, whose amino-acid sequence is MFEAFAQIDWARPWYDAVRPSFDSLGLEASADGFFIDAFNINAARLALHNQAGQPIRFIPQDDLPPGVAYEAHIGATGCVPTRDNLHDFFNGLVWQTFPLIKRELNALQAAQIARAGVTQARGPARDAATIFDENAALLVARDDEAGRALVDGLRAHEWHDTLFLRRDAFLRDAQCWLFGHALMEKLVAPRKAITAHVRVLFAPAAWFGLDWDARRAWIDAQVAATLAREGLSTAGFTPLQVLGVPGWWPGQDEAFYLDQSVFRPKRPDKHPNPKEGA